The proteins below are encoded in one region of Elgaria multicarinata webbii isolate HBS135686 ecotype San Diego chromosome 8, rElgMul1.1.pri, whole genome shotgun sequence:
- the UBTD1 gene encoding ubiquitin domain-containing protein 1, which yields MGSCVGRQRRERPTTPGHPRKRAGRNEPLKKERPKWKSDYPMTDGQLRSKRDEFWDTAPAFEGRKEIWDALKAAAYAVEGNDHGLAQAIIDGAGVTLPHGSLTECYDELGNRYQLPVYCLAPPVNLIMERSEEEGVEPPEPAPNTRREFPLKVRLSTGKDLRLSASMTDTIGQLKKQLYAQEGLEPAWQRWFFSGKLLTDRTRLQETKIQKDFVIQVIINQPPAPRN from the exons GTCGTAATGAGCCTCTAAAGAAGGAGCGCCCCAAGTGGAAGAGTGACTACCCCATGACGGATGGACAGCTGCGGAGCAAGCGGGATGAGTTCTGGGATACGGCGCCTGCCTTTGAAGGCCGCAAGGAGATCTGGGATGCACTTAAAGCTGCTGCCTATGCTGTGGAGGGAAATGACCATGGGCTAGCACAGGCCATTATTGATGGCGCTGGAGTTACCTTGCCTCATG GCTCTCTTACTGAGTGCTATGATGAATTGGGTAACCGGTACCAGCTCCCCGTTTACTGCCTGGCACCACCTGTCAATCTGATTATGGAGCGGAGCGAGGAGGAGGGTGTGGAGCCCCCAGAGCCGGCACCCAACACCCGACGCGAGTTCCCCCTCAAGGTCCGCCTCTCCACTGGCAAGGACCTGCGCTTGAGTGCCAGCATGACTGACACGATTGGGCAACTGAAGAAGCAGCTCTACGCCCAGGAAGGACTGGAGCCTGCATGGCAGCGCTGGTTTTTCTCTGGCAAGCTCCTGACGGACAGAACCCGCCTGCAGGAGACCAAGATCCAGAAGGACTTTGTCATTCAGGTCATCATCAATCAGCCACCTGCACCAAGGAACTGA